The Methanocaldococcus jannaschii DSM 2661 genome has a segment encoding these proteins:
- the speB gene encoding agmatinase, translating to MEEHFIDLSKFMMANCPYEEAEGVIFSIPYDETTSFKPGAREGGNAIRTASWGLETYSPILDRDLAELKYCDLKDLDLYGSQEEIFGTIHSVSREILKENKKIIVFGGEHSITYPIIKAVKDIYDDFIVIQFDAHCDLRDEYLGNKLSHACVMRRVYELTKNIFQFGIRSGDKEEWDLARKNNLYLKMDLMNKDDLEYIKSLDKPIYVTIDIDVLDPAYAPGTGTPEPCGFSTRELFNSLYLLEEVKDKIIGFDIVEVSPIYDIANITAITAAKIARELMLMIL from the coding sequence ATGGAGGAGCACTTTATTGATTTATCTAAATTTATGATGGCAAATTGTCCTTATGAAGAAGCTGAGGGAGTTATATTTTCAATTCCCTATGATGAAACAACCTCATTTAAACCGGGAGCGAGAGAGGGAGGAAACGCTATAAGAACAGCATCATGGGGTTTAGAAACATACAGCCCAATTTTAGATAGAGATTTGGCAGAATTAAAATACTGTGATTTAAAAGATTTAGATTTGTATGGAAGTCAAGAAGAAATATTTGGCACAATTCACTCAGTCTCAAGGGAAATATTAAAAGAAAATAAAAAAATCATTGTTTTTGGAGGAGAGCATTCTATAACTTATCCAATAATCAAAGCTGTAAAAGACATCTATGATGATTTTATTGTTATTCAATTTGATGCCCATTGTGATTTGAGAGATGAATATTTGGGTAATAAGCTCTCTCATGCGTGTGTTATGAGGAGAGTTTATGAGCTAACCAAAAATATATTCCAATTTGGAATTAGAAGTGGAGATAAAGAGGAATGGGACCTTGCAAGGAAAAACAACCTCTATCTAAAGATGGATCTAATGAATAAGGATGATTTAGAATATATAAAGAGCTTAGACAAGCCAATATATGTAACTATAGATATCGATGTGTTAGACCCTGCCTATGCTCCAGGAACTGGAACTCCAGAACCCTGTGGATTTTCAACAAGAGAACTTTTTAACTCTTTATATTTATTAGAAGAGGTTAAAGATAAAATTATTGGTTTTGATATAGTTGAAGTTTCTCCGATTTATGATATTGCCAATATTACAGCAATAACCGCTGCTAAAATAGCAAGAGAACTTATGTTGATGATTCTATAA
- a CDS encoding roadblock/LC7 domain-containing protein, producing the protein MIDRVLLELNKTEGIKGSMVVGKDGLVIASQLPGSVDAELVGAMASAAFGAAERTAAEIGMGTLEQTMIEGEHGKTLMVDAGEGILVVLTDAKVNLGLIRITMKRAADKIKAMF; encoded by the coding sequence ATGATTGATAGGGTTTTGTTGGAGTTGAATAAGACTGAGGGTATTAAGGGTTCTATGGTTGTTGGTAAGGATGGTTTAGTTATTGCCTCTCAATTGCCTGGGAGTGTTGATGCTGAGTTAGTTGGGGCTATGGCTTCAGCAGCATTTGGGGCTGCTGAAAGAACAGCAGCAGAAATTGGAATGGGTACTTTAGAACAAACAATGATTGAAGGAGAGCACGGTAAAACCCTAATGGTCGATGCAGGAGAGGGAATTTTAGTAGTCTTAACTGACGCAAAAGTTAATTTGGGTTTAATTAGAATAACAATGAAAAGAGCGGCAGATAAGATAAAAGCAATGTTCTAA
- a CDS encoding roadblock/LC7 domain-containing protein produces the protein MIQKEILEELKDLDYIHGVLLIKNDGLVEYSSLSEDSNMESLGARLSIILNSISEVIKDIYNEKTECVFIKVKDDGIILIPKDNEILTILFKANNDILHKIIPIIQEIIK, from the coding sequence ATGATTCAAAAAGAAATTCTTGAAGAATTAAAAGATTTAGATTATATTCATGGAGTTTTATTAATAAAAAATGATGGATTAGTTGAATATTCCAGTTTGTCAGAAGATTCAAATATGGAAAGCTTAGGGGCAAGATTATCTATCATTTTGAACAGTATTTCTGAAGTAATAAAAGATATATATAACGAAAAGACAGAATGTGTTTTTATTAAAGTTAAGGACGATGGAATAATATTAATCCCTAAAGATAATGAAATATTAACAATACTATTCAAAGCCAATAATGACATCTTACATAAAATTATTCCAATAATACAAGAAATAATAAAATAA